In Brachyhypopomus gauderio isolate BG-103 unplaced genomic scaffold, BGAUD_0.2 sc34, whole genome shotgun sequence, the following are encoded in one genomic region:
- the tcea1 gene encoding transcription elongation factor A protein 1 isoform X2, with protein sequence MTLELLQSTRIGMSVNAIRKQSTDEEVTSLAKSLIKSWKKLLDEPALGDKTSEEKKKDTTTPVRSPSQDSPEPREESSSSNSSGKSEPTEVTPNSLISTFPRAPGTSDSVRLKCREMLSSALQTGDDYIAIGADCDELGAQVEECIFLEFKNTDIKYKNRVRSRISNLKDAKNPNLRRNVLCGNVPPNRIARMTAEEMASDELKEMRKTLTKEAIRDHQMARTGGTQTDLFTCGKCKKKKCTYTQVQTRSADEPMTTFVFCNECGNRWKFC encoded by the exons ATGACCTTGGAGCTGCTGCAG TCTACAAGGATTGGGATGTCTGTAAATGCTATTCGCAAGCAAAGCACAGATGAGGAGGTGACATCACTGGCTAAATCTCTTATCAAATCTTGGAAGAAGCTTTTAG ATGAGCCTGCTTTAGGAGACAAAACATCtgaggagaaaaagaaagacacaaccacaccggTCCGGTCACCATCACAGGACAGCCCAGAGCCCAGAGAGGAAAG TTCTAGCAGTAACTCGAGTGGTAAGAGTGAGCCCACTGAGGTCACCCCCAACTCACTGATTTCTACATTCCCGCGAGCACCAGGCACGTCAGACTCGGTGCGCCTCAAGTGCAGGGAGATGCTGTCCAGCGCACTTCAAACCGGAG ATGACTACATTGCCATTGGGGCAGACTGCGATGAACTCGGGGCACAGGTTGAGGAAT GTATCTTCTTGGAGTTCAAAAACACCGACATAAAATACAAGAACCGTGTACGAAGTCGAATCTCAAATCTTAAGGATGCCAAGAACCCCAACCTGAGGAGGAATGTACTCTGTGGCAACGTGCCCCCAAACCGCATAGCCAGAATGACGGCAGAG GAAATGGCCAGCGACGAGCTGAAGGAGATGCGGAAGACCCTTACCAAAGAGGCTATCAGGGACCACCAGATGGCCAGGACTGGAGGCACACAGACTGACCTGTTCACCTGTGGAAAGTGCAAAAAGAAGAAGTGCACCTACACTCAG GTTCAAACTCGAAGTGCTGATGAGCCAATGACCACGTTTGTGTTCTGCAATGAATGTGGAAATAGGTGGAAG
- the tcea1 gene encoding transcription elongation factor A protein 1 isoform X1 codes for MGKKEEEDIIRIAKKMDKMAQKKNGSGALDLLKELKNIPMTLELLQSTRIGMSVNAIRKQSTDEEVTSLAKSLIKSWKKLLDEPALGDKTSEEKKKDTTTPVRSPSQDSPEPREESSSSNSSGKSEPTEVTPNSLISTFPRAPGTSDSVRLKCREMLSSALQTGDDYIAIGADCDELGAQVEECIFLEFKNTDIKYKNRVRSRISNLKDAKNPNLRRNVLCGNVPPNRIARMTAEEMASDELKEMRKTLTKEAIRDHQMARTGGTQTDLFTCGKCKKKKCTYTQVQTRSADEPMTTFVFCNECGNRWKFC; via the exons ATGGGTAAGAAGGAAGAAGAAGATATTATTAGAATTGCAAAAAAGATGGATAAAATGGCGCAGAAGAAAAATGGG TCAGGGGCACTGGATCTACTGAAGGAACTGAAGAATATACCCATGACCTTGGAGCTGCTGCAG TCTACAAGGATTGGGATGTCTGTAAATGCTATTCGCAAGCAAAGCACAGATGAGGAGGTGACATCACTGGCTAAATCTCTTATCAAATCTTGGAAGAAGCTTTTAG ATGAGCCTGCTTTAGGAGACAAAACATCtgaggagaaaaagaaagacacaaccacaccggTCCGGTCACCATCACAGGACAGCCCAGAGCCCAGAGAGGAAAG TTCTAGCAGTAACTCGAGTGGTAAGAGTGAGCCCACTGAGGTCACCCCCAACTCACTGATTTCTACATTCCCGCGAGCACCAGGCACGTCAGACTCGGTGCGCCTCAAGTGCAGGGAGATGCTGTCCAGCGCACTTCAAACCGGAG ATGACTACATTGCCATTGGGGCAGACTGCGATGAACTCGGGGCACAGGTTGAGGAAT GTATCTTCTTGGAGTTCAAAAACACCGACATAAAATACAAGAACCGTGTACGAAGTCGAATCTCAAATCTTAAGGATGCCAAGAACCCCAACCTGAGGAGGAATGTACTCTGTGGCAACGTGCCCCCAAACCGCATAGCCAGAATGACGGCAGAG GAAATGGCCAGCGACGAGCTGAAGGAGATGCGGAAGACCCTTACCAAAGAGGCTATCAGGGACCACCAGATGGCCAGGACTGGAGGCACACAGACTGACCTGTTCACCTGTGGAAAGTGCAAAAAGAAGAAGTGCACCTACACTCAG GTTCAAACTCGAAGTGCTGATGAGCCAATGACCACGTTTGTGTTCTGCAATGAATGTGGAAATAGGTGGAAG